A section of the Phaseolus vulgaris cultivar G19833 chromosome 8, P. vulgaris v2.0, whole genome shotgun sequence genome encodes:
- the LOC137825290 gene encoding uncharacterized protein has product MKENVKDVQVWGKEVTGLFSVISAYDCLDKQSRGPCLEVFKLLWKAKAFPNVVTTAWRVLLGRIPTRMNLSRRGVTVNTTLYAMCQSKEESCQHLFLECKHAQRVWLMCLKWIGISFVQQNVLNLHFTSFCLSQISNKQNLIWKGVWATIIRCIWDQRNLIVFKQGVVDAEEVFQKAQLKSWLWIKYNVQSFSYSYVNWVLNPMLCIRGYK; this is encoded by the coding sequence ATGAAAGAGAATGTTAAGGATGTACAGGTGTGGGGGAAGGAAGTAACAGGGCTATTTTCTGTGATTTCTGCTTATGATTGCTTAGACAAACAATCTAGAGGCCCTTGCTTAGAAGTCTTCAAGCTCCTTTGGAAGGCTAAGGCATTCCCAAATGTGGTGACCACTGCTTGGAGGGTGCTGCTGGGGAGAATCCCAACAAGGATGAATTTGAGTAGGAGAGGTGTCACGGTGAATACCACGCTCTATGCAATGTGCCAGTCCAAGGAGGAGTCATGCCAACATCTTTTTCTGGAGTGTAAACATGCTCAAAGGGTGTGGTTGATGTGCCTCAAGTGGATAGGTATATCTTTTGTTCAACAAAATGTCTTGAATCTGCACTTCACTAGCTTTTGTCTGAGCCAAATCAGTAATAAACAAAATCTGATATGGAAAGGGGTATGGGCAACTATCATTAGATGTATTTGGGATCAAAGGAACCTCATTGTCTTCAAGCAAGGGGTAGTTGATGCGGAAGAGGTGTTTCAGAAGGCACAACTTAAATCTTGGCTCTGGATAAAATATAATGTGCAGTCCTTTAGCTACTCATATGTCAACTGGGTTCTTAACCCAATGTTATGCATTAGAGGCTATAAGTAG
- the LOC137825897 gene encoding 7-deoxyloganetin glucosyltransferase-like, translating into MGSLGTTKKPHAVCIPYPAQGHINPMLKLAKLLHLKGFHITFVNSEYNQKRLLKSRGSSSLHALSSFRFETIPDGLPDSDVDATQDIPSLCESTVRTCLPHFRKLLAKLNNSDGPPVSCIVSDGVMTFTLDAAQELGLPEVLFWTTSACGFMCYLQYEQLFRKGITPLKDSSDVTNGYLETTIDWIPGIKEIQLKDIPSFIRTTDSDDIMLNYFRSECKNAPRASAIILNTFDTLEHDVLEALSSILPPVYSIGPLNLLLKNVDDKELNAIESNLWKEDSECMEWLNTKEPNSVVYVNFGSITVVTSAQLVEFAWGLGNSNKTFLWVIRPDLVAGENVVLPPEFVEQTKNRGLLSSWCSQEQVLNHPAIGGFLTHSGWNSTLESVCAGVPMICWPFFAEQQTNCRFCCKEWGIGMEIEDVKRDKIESLVKELMDGEKGKQMKEKALQWKKLAKSAASGPYGTSFLNLDNMVHEVLLGKNVINQF; encoded by the exons ATGGGTTCTTTGGGCACAACGAAGAAGCCCCATGCCGTGTGCATTCCTTACCCAGCACAGGGTCACATAAACCCAATGCTTAAACTAGCAAAACTCCTTCACTTGAAAGGCTTTCACATCACCTTCGTTAACTCTGAGTATAACCAGAAACGCCTTCTGAAATCCAGAGGGAGTTCTTCCCTTCATGCTCTCTCTTCATTTCGCTTTGAAACCATCCCCGATGGTCTACCCGACTCCGATGTGGATGCCACACAGGATATTCCTTCCCTCTGTGAGTCCACCGTAAGAACTTGCCTCCCTCACTTCAGAAAGCTTCTCGCTAAACTGAACAACTCAGATGGCCCTCCAGTGAGTTGCATAGTTTCTGACGGTGTCATGACCTTCACTCTTGATGCAGCTCAAGAATTGGGTCTCCCTGAGGTCCTCTTTTGGACAACTAGTGCATGTGGCTTCATGTGTTATCTCCAATACGAACAATTATTTCGAAAGGGCATAACACCTCTCAAAG ACTCAAGCGATGTGACAAACGGGTATTTGGAGACTACCATTGATTGGATACCAGGCATCAAGGAAATTCAATTGAAGGACATTCCTAGTTTCATTAGAACAACAGATTCAGATGATATTATGCTCAATTACTTTCGATCGGAGTGCAAGAATGCTCCAAGAGCTTCTGCAATAATCTTGAACACGTTTGATACCTTAGAACATGATGTGTTGGAAGCGTTATCGTCTATCTTGCCTCCAGTTTATTCCATTGGTCCTTTGAATTTACTTTTGAAGAATGTTGATGACAAAGAATTGAATGCAATTGAGTCCAATCTTTGGAAGGAGGATTCTGAGTGCATGGAGTGGCTCAACACCAAAGAGCCTAATAGTGTTGTTTATGTGAATTTTGGGAGCATCACAGTTGTGACTAGTGCGCAACTGGTTGAGTTTGCATGGGGACTTGGTAATAGCAACAAAACCTTTTTATGGGTTATAAGACCAGATCTTGTGGCTGGAGAAAATGTTGTGTTACCTCCAGAATTTGTGgaacaaacaaaaaatagagGCCTTTTGTCGAGTTGGTGTTCTCAAGAGCAGGTACTGAATCACCCTGCGATTGGAGGCTTCTTGACACACAGTGGTTGGAATTCAACATTAGAAAGTGTGTGTGCAGGTGTTCCAATGATATGTTGGCCTTTCTTTGCCGAGCAACAAACCAATTGCAGGTTCTGTTGCAAAGAGTGGGGGATTGGGATGGAGATTGAAGATGTCAAGAGAGACAAAATAGAGAGCCTTGTGAAGGAGTTGATGGATGGTGAAAAGGGTAAGCAGATGAAGGAGAAAGCCTTACAATGGAAGAAATTGGCAAAAAGTGCTGCTTCTGGCCCTTACGGAACTTCATTTCTTAATTTAGACAACATGGTTCATGAAGTTCTTTTAGGCAAAAATGTTATAAATCAGTTTTAG
- the LOC137825291 gene encoding uncharacterized protein, whose protein sequence is MSARQYQVSNNSLNLEDCNSVQTYYGNVKCVLVGVGMMWAESELDQFFRGHDCKAYPGWIGKYDSEKFDHEGSKMKIRVECFRIRQHLVPFKVVDVCFALGLRVSGEELCLQDDGGGLVNKVFGGEDIKMNILLEKLGKKVLDNLDALDGYNWGGAMYDLIVSSLTRSSEVYNNQTNSREIYLAGCVPFLQLWVVHHVCLSIPIETHTISFPRFLQWPCVKIRSSSLNESFFVAEIVWDWAVTEVEEGLNIVKEAVKIGKEHHEYTGYSPIEWEKVCNEHNMCEFVLLQNNKRIRDVEDQLRVVKELLHKQNHSSCSTPVPKDNMRSRPRRSPPSDSGGRSPHPINMFKIVVVNIKSNILTGLDLQFLSPEARVHNMVMFFATGLFMVDQLQKNGRVQHFSFNPFFAGIAFLDPLGHRRGQRNKIDKAMAVQVDHVYKILDKFGGVNSPPLQIMIVEFLVLKYIEVWNGMVDYEGTTMPEYNNDELQAFCQEMVCNWVLDARNAERENVLREFNFRGTSQ, encoded by the exons ATGAGTGCAAGGCAGTACCAAGTGAGCAATAATTCACTCAACTTAGAGGATTGCA ACTCAGTGCAAACTTATTATGGAAATGTGAAGTGTGTGTTGGTTGGGGTGGGCATGATGTGGGCAGAAAGTGAGTTAGATCAGTTCTTTAGAGGGCATGACTGCAAG GCTTATCCTGGTTGGATAGGGAAGTATGACAGTGAAAAGTTTGATCATGAAGGAAGCAAAATGAAG ATTCGA GTGGAGTGTTTTAGGATCAGACAACATTTAGTACCTTTTAAGGTTGTTGATGTGTGTTTCGCGTTGGGGTTGCGAGTTTCGGGTGAAGAATTATGTTTGCAGGATGATGGTGGTGGGTTGGTGAATAAGGTCTTTGGAGGAGAGGACATAAAGATGAATATtcttttggaaaaattgggGAAAAAA GTTTTAGATAATTTAGATGCATTGGATGGATACAATTGGGGCGGTGCAATGTATGACTTAATAGTTTCCAGTTTAACACGGTCATCCGAGGTATATAACAACCAAACGAATAGCCGTGAAATTTATTTGGCTGGTTGCGTTCCTTTTCTTCAG CTTTGGGTTGTTCATCATGTTTGCCTTAGCATCCCTATAGAAACCCATACAATATCTTTTCCGAGGTTTTTGCAGTGGCCGTGTGTAAAGATTCGATCAAGCAGTTTAAATGAATCGTTCTTTGTTGCTGAG ATTGTATGGGATTGGGCAGTGACTGAAGTCGAGGAAGGACTGAACATTGTTAAAGAAGCTGTCAAAATTGGAAAGGAACATCATGAATATACTGGCTATTCTCCAATTGAGTGGGAGAAAGTTTGTAATGAGCATAATATGTGCGAATTTGTACTGCTTCAGAACAACAAGAGGATACGTGATGTTGAGGACCAATTACGAGTGGTGAAAGAACTATTGCACAAACAAAACCATTCATCATGTTCCACACCTGTACCTAAGGACAACATGAGGTCACGTCCTCGAAGGTCACCTCCTTCAGACTCAGGTGGTCGAAGCCCACATCCTATTAACATGTTTAAGAT TGTTGTTGTTAACATTAAAAGCAACATATTGACCGGTTTGGACCTACAATTTTTATCTCCGGAAGCCAGAGTTCACAACATG GTGATGTTCTTTGCAACGGGGTTGTTCATGGTTGATCAACTTCAAAAGAATGGAAGGGTCCAACATTTTTCCTTTAACCCTTTTTTTGCT GGAATTGCATTCTTGGACCCCCTCGGTCATAGAAGGGGACAACGCAACAAAATTGATAAAGCCATG GCTGTGCAAGTTGACCATGTGTACAAAATTCTTGACAAGTTCGGTGGAGTGAATAGTCCCCCCCTTCAGA TTATGATTGTGGAGTTTTTGGTTTTGAAATATATTGAGGTGTGGAATGGTATGGTTGACTACGAGGGGACGACGATGCCTGAATACAACAAC gACGAGCTTCAAGCATTCTGTCAGGAAATGGTTTGTAATTGGGTCCTTGATGCACGTAATGCTGAACGAGAAAATGTGTTGAGAGAGTTCAACTTTCGTGGAACTTCACAATGA